In the Hymenobacter sp. APR13 genome, GCGGCTTGCGTACTGCGGCTCTCGGACGCCAAGCGCAGGGCCTCGACCTTGAACGCCTCGTCGTATTTACGCCGTTTGTCGGGCGACGACCCGCTGGTTTTTGCTGCCATAACAGAAGAAATATACGTCCTTCTTCTGTCCGCCTTCTCTAGACCACCTCATTCCTTCCCCTCCAAAACCAGCCATCCCGTATTATCGGCTACAGCAACAGAAGCTGCAGTTACTGCACCGCTTGGTAGATCCTGTGCAAGAGGCGATCACTTATTGTAAATATCATGATACGAATCAGAAACTACTGTACAGCTGCTGCGCGCTGTTGCTCAAAGAAATGCATGTGCGTCAGACAGCGATGTGGGCGTGGGACAAGGCGACGTGGGTAGAAATTGTTGGCTACAATACGCAGCACTTCCAAGACCGGCATCACGCGTTTTTGGCTGACTGGTTGAATGTGACAATCAACCTACGCCCTTGCATCATGAATTGTGCTTACCTGTTTGGCGAGATTGATATCCATCTTCTGGTCACGGATTGTGATGTAGTAGGCTCCGCCAAACGCATCTTTGGCAAACAGCAGGTTTGGATCGCTGAAGGCGTTCTTGAAGAAGCGTTTAAAGAGAAAACGCAGTGGTCGTATCTAAACATAGCCGGGCTATCGAGCTGCTTGTGTTTAGCTCTGCTGCGTAATCGCAATCCACAGGTGGAGAAGCTGACGCTCCCCGTGCTAAAACAGGTCTACGCGAATCCTGTTGGCTTTGCAGGATTGCAACCGGCCTGTGTGCAACTGTACCACATATTGCGGCGACTACGCATTGTCACGGAAGCCGCCTTTGGCTTTGCGCCCCTGGAGCTACGGGTTAGAAAGGATGGATTACCGGAACCCTTAGGCAAATTGCTGGACCGATGGCTTGCCAAGTACCAAGGCCGAAAAAGTGCGCAACCGCACATGCGATCTCTACTGGCGAAAATGTTGCGCTATGTAGTTGCCACCTACCCCAACCGTATCATGCCTTCGCAATGGACAGCTAACATGGCTCGGCGAATTGCCTCGGCTATCAGTAAGATGCGAACCAACGAGTGGACCATCACGCCGCCGAATCAACTTCCTGCTACGGGGCCGGGCAAAGAGTATGCGGCCTCCACCAAAGCGTACCTGTTCAGTCTGATTCGAAGTTTCCTAAATGATGGGCAAGACTATAATTTCTTCACGCTGACTTTTGAGCCGGATAGCGCTTTCCGAACCCCGCGCAATATTTTAAACGCAGTAAAACCCTATCCCAAGGCTCTTTCGGATGCTAATTGGGAAAAACTGGAACAGGCAGGAATGTCTCTAACGCAGGAAGATCTACTGAGCTTGCGGGAACAAGCCGACGTTTCTGCGCACGAAGCTTCCTATCCTCTCACGTTGGTGCGCGCTATCGCGCTGGTCTGGCTGTTTGGGGGGCTGCGGACAGATGAGATTGTGCGCCTGCCTCTAGGGTGTATCCGCCCACTCCCTTCGCCGACTGAGGAGGAACAAGATCTGTGGCAACACGTGTGTTTGCTGCATGTTCCCGTGAACAAGTCGTGCGGAGAGTTTGACAAGCCAGTTGAATATTATCCAGCAGAAGCTATCCAAGCCTGGGAAGCGGAGCGGCCAGCTGGCCCACAGCGTGTAGACGAAACAACAGGAGAACTCGTCGATTTTCTGTTTGAATGGGAAGGGCGCGGGCTGATTAAGACGTACCTCAACCGCGTACTAATTCCGCTGCTGTGCCGGAAAGCGCAACTCGACACGGTTGACGAGAAAGGACCGATTCGCAGCCACCGGGCTCGCGTGACCTTGGCCACCCGTTATTACAAGGCAGGCCTGGGGCTGGAAGAGTTGCGATTGTGGTTAGGACATTTGTCGATACTGAATTTGCGCTATTATCTGGACGTAGATGACGATTGGCTGAACCAAAGCGCTTCTGTGACCTTTTACGCTATTCGACGCCGGGCACATCAAGTAGTAAACAGACCAAGCGAATTAGTTCCTACGGAATACGCATTGGAAGACGCAGATAGTAACCTTAGCGTTGCTGTTGAAAATGAGGAAGAGCTTATTCCGGATAATTTTTTAGCGCACTTGTTTTTTAAGCCTCAACGATCCAAGCGGGCCTTTATTTCAGCGGTACACGAAAGCATCACCGCGATGCAACGCAATGTGCACCTAAGTTCTGAAGAATTACGGATAGTTTATGAGTTCAAGGATTTATTAGAAAAAATGAATGCCCATAGTTAAATTCTAGTGTAGGTGGGTAGTAAAATATACTATCCACCTACATTTTAATAACAGGAGTTATTACTTACTCTTGCCGAGTGGGATATTCAACTGTTAATTGCAGCGGCTTTACTTCTACAGTATTATAAATACTATCTGGATCATCCATAATCCATCCCTTGATCAAGCCATCTTGCAAGTATTCCTGCGCCGGTTGGGGCAAGGTTGAAAGAAAGCTTGTCAGCATTTGTATTCCAGCTGTATACGAGTCACGGATCTGGGCTAAACTAGAAATTTCATTGTTCATCCCCAGTATTTCCAAGGTGTTAATAGCGCGTATCCTAATAAATTCGGCGTAGCGTACCGGGTCAGCCCGCAATGCATTGAACAAGGCCTGCTCATACCCGTAGCCCTCCTGGTCTCCGGGTGACACATGCTGAGCGGGAACAGTGGGCACTCGATCCTGCAGTTCGGCGTCAATGATGATTCTGATTTTCTGTACGTGACTCATAAGAGCAGACAAGAAGAAGTGAAAGAAGTTGTTGTGGAGGTGCCGAGCAGAGACGAATGGGCTGCTAAAGACCTGAAAATACGTGGTTGTGTAGCCCTGTCGGACGCGGGTGGCCAAAACAAGGTATTAAAATAATTACAAATATGTCATTGTCGACTACAACAGCCTCCCTCACCTTGCCACCTCCATGGAGGCATTACCCGGCGAGGTCATTACGAGTGAAATTGTGCGACGGCTACAGCAGCTGCGACGCTCCCGCCAGTACACCCAGCAAGAGGTATATGATGCTACCGGCGTGCACATTGGGCGCCTGGAAGCCCAGCACGCGAACATGACCATTCGCACGCTGGTTATTCTGTGTCGCTACTATGGCATTTCCCTGGCTGAACTGGTTCAGGGGCTGTAATCGTACTCAAGGCTTGGGACCAGTGTTATAACAGCTGCACTATTAAGCGGACTGGCGGCGCTTTCCAATGGTGCGCCACCGGCAGTGTTGCCGAGTAATCTGCTTTTCGGTCCTTGGGGAATGGGGGACATCGGGTAGTACCCATTCTGCTATCCCCCTTCTAGAAGATCTCCATTATCCCGTTTGTAACGGATCATAAACGCCCGTTTGTGATCTGTTACAAACCCGCTACCTTCACCTACCAGCACGTAAACTACCCCATGAAACACTTTCGCGAGTATTCCGCTGCCATGCAGCAGAACATTGCCCAGCAGGTGCGCACCCAGGCCAAGGAGAGCGGTTCTATTAATCAGTGGGTAAATGCCCTCTACATTCTTAATCCTGAACTGAACGCTTATCCCAACCACCCGGCCCAGGTAGTCGGCGAGGTCGCCCTTCTAGTGCACGACAACAACCAGAAATAACACCTATCCCCAAACACCCCCAGTATGTATGGATCAGGAAACCTTATTTAAGACTATACGCAACCGGGAGGTTGTCCTGTGGGCTGGAGCCGGGTTTTCAAAGTATGCCGGCTACCCCATG is a window encoding:
- a CDS encoding tyrosine-type recombinase/integrase, which produces MVDPVQEAITYCKYHDTNQKLLYSCCALLLKEMHVRQTAMWAWDKATWVEIVGYNTQHFQDRHHAFLADWLNVTINLRPCIMNCAYLFGEIDIHLLVTDCDVVGSAKRIFGKQQVWIAEGVLEEAFKEKTQWSYLNIAGLSSCLCLALLRNRNPQVEKLTLPVLKQVYANPVGFAGLQPACVQLYHILRRLRIVTEAAFGFAPLELRVRKDGLPEPLGKLLDRWLAKYQGRKSAQPHMRSLLAKMLRYVVATYPNRIMPSQWTANMARRIASAISKMRTNEWTITPPNQLPATGPGKEYAASTKAYLFSLIRSFLNDGQDYNFFTLTFEPDSAFRTPRNILNAVKPYPKALSDANWEKLEQAGMSLTQEDLLSLREQADVSAHEASYPLTLVRAIALVWLFGGLRTDEIVRLPLGCIRPLPSPTEEEQDLWQHVCLLHVPVNKSCGEFDKPVEYYPAEAIQAWEAERPAGPQRVDETTGELVDFLFEWEGRGLIKTYLNRVLIPLLCRKAQLDTVDEKGPIRSHRARVTLATRYYKAGLGLEELRLWLGHLSILNLRYYLDVDDDWLNQSASVTFYAIRRRAHQVVNRPSELVPTEYALEDADSNLSVAVENEEELIPDNFLAHLFFKPQRSKRAFISAVHESITAMQRNVHLSSEELRIVYEFKDLLEKMNAHS
- a CDS encoding helix-turn-helix domain-containing protein — encoded protein: MEALPGEVITSEIVRRLQQLRRSRQYTQQEVYDATGVHIGRLEAQHANMTIRTLVILCRYYGISLAELVQGL